The genomic stretch TGAACCCGAAGGCGGGGCGGTCGTACGCGACGGTGCGCACCTCCCCGGCGAGGGCGTCCTGGAGGGTGCGGAAACTCACGAGGTTCGATCCGAACCCGTGCACGAACACCACCCCGACGTCGCCGGGCTCGGGGGTGGGTCCGGCGATGCGGGCGTGCAGGTCCAGCCCCTCGACCGGGATCCACGTCGCCTCCGGCCCCGCCGCCTCGCGTGCGGGGACGGTGCCCTCGAGCGGCGGCACCGGCCACACGAGCGGGAGGAGCAGCAGGGCGGCGGCGAGCGCCGCGAGCGCGATCAGGGTGATGCGGATGCGGAACGGCACGCCGGCATTCCACCACGTTCGGGGGGGTCGCGCGGCCCTCCAGGCGGACCCGGCCGCGCAAAACGGTGCTAGCGTCACGCTCATGCGCCCGATCTCCACGTTTTCCCTCGTCGCCCGCGACCCCGCCACCGGCGATCTCGGCGTCGCGACCGCCAGCAAGTTCCTCGCCGTCGGGGCGGTCGTGCCGCACGCCGAAGCGGACGTCGCGGCGGTCGCGACGCAGTCGTACGCCAACGCGACGTTCGGACCGCGCACCCTCCAGGCGGTCCGGGCCGGCATGCCGCTCGCGCAGATTCACGCCGCGTTCGAAGCGACCGACCCCGAGCACGCCAGCCGCCAGTACGGGCTGGTGGACGCGACCGGCGACGCGCTGTCGTTCACGGGCGACGCCTGCCACCCGTGGGCGGGCGGCACGACCGGGGACGGCTTCGCCGCGCAGGGCAACCTGTTGACCGGCCCCGAGGTCATCGACGCGGTCGTGGAGACCTTCACGTCCACCGACGGCGACCTCCCGGCGCGCCTGATGGCGGCGCTCGCGGCGGGCGACCGGGCGGGCGGCGACGCCCGCGGCCGCCAGGGGGCGGCGCTGTACGTCGTGCGCAAGGGGGGCGGCTACGGCGGCATGAGCGACACGTGGGTCGACCTGCGCGTCGACGACGACCCCGCGCCGGTCGACCGCCTCGCGGAGCTGCTGCGCCTCCACCGGTTGTTCCTCGGCCCCCCGAACGAGGAGGACCTCCTCCCGCTCGTGGGGGACGTCGCCGCCCGCGCCCTCGCGGGCCTCCGCGCGGTCGGGCGCCTCGCGCCCGAGCACGGGGTGTGGGACGAGGACGCGGAGGCGGCGCTGCGCGATTTCGCCGGCGTCGAGAACGTCGAGGACCGCATGGTCGAGCCCGGCCGCATCGACCGGGTCGTGCTCGAGCACCTCGAGGCGGTCGCCGCCCGCTGACGCACGGCGGGCGGGGGACGGCCGGCGGGGGACGACGAGCGGGGACCGGCGGGCGGCTAGCGCCCCTCGAACGTCGGGGCGCGTTTCTCCAGGAACGCCGCGACGCCCTCGCGGGCGTCCTCGCTGCTCGCGGCGAGGGCGAACAGGTCCGCTTCGGTCTCGAGGCCCTGCGCGAGGGTGCCGTCGCGCCCCCGCACGACCGCCTCCTTCGCGAGACCGAGGGCGACGGGGGCGCCCCCCGCCGCCTGGCGCGCCAGCGCCACGGCGGCGGCGGTGGCGTCCGTCTCGACCCGCGCAACGAGGCCCATCGCGTGCGCCTCGTGGGCGGGGACGCGGCGGCCGGTGAGGATGAGGTCCAACGCCCGCGCTTCGCCGATCAACCGCGGGAGGCGCTGCGTCCCGCCGTACCCGGGGATGAGCCCCAAGCGCGTCTCGGGGAGGCCGAGGACGGCGTCCTCCGCCGCGACCCGCAGGTCGCAGGCGAGCGCCAGCTCGAGGCCGCCCCCCAACGCCGCCCCGTGCAGCGCCGCGACGGTGGGGATCGGCATCGCGGCGAGCGCGCTGACGACGTCCTGGCCGGCGAGGGCCGCTTCGCGGCCGGCGAACGGGTCGCTCAGGTCCGCGAACTCCGCGAGGTCGGCGCCGGCGCAGAACGCCGGCCCGTCGCCGCGCAGCACGAGGGCGCGGACGGTGACGTCGCTCTCGACGACCTGCAGCGCCGTGCCGATCTCGAGCAGCGTGCGGGCGGCGAGGGCGTTGCGCGCCTTGGGCCGGTCGAGGGTCACGACGGCGACGCCGTCGTCGACCTCGAGGCGGAGGGTCTCGAAGGTCGCCTCGTCCTCTCGTGGCTCGTCGTCGAGCCGCGCGTCGTCGCGAGGGTCGGGGGTGGGGGCGGGGGCGTCGCTCATGGGGGTCCTTTCACGCCGTCAGGCGTCGTCGTAGGCGTGGTAGCCCACGCCGCTCTTGCGGCCCAACCGGCCGGCGCGCACCTGCCGCCGGAGGCCGGCGGCGGGGCGGTACTTCGGGTCGCCGAACTCCTCGTGGAGCGTCTCCATGATCGCCAGGACGAC from Trueperaceae bacterium encodes the following:
- a CDS encoding enoyl-CoA hydratase-related protein, whose amino-acid sequence is MSDAPAPTPDPRDDARLDDEPREDEATFETLRLEVDDGVAVVTLDRPKARNALAARTLLEIGTALQVVESDVTVRALVLRGDGPAFCAGADLAEFADLSDPFAGREAALAGQDVVSALAAMPIPTVAALHGAALGGGLELALACDLRVAAEDAVLGLPETRLGLIPGYGGTQRLPRLIGEARALDLILTGRRVPAHEAHAMGLVARVETDATAAAVALARQAAGGAPVALGLAKEAVVRGRDGTLAQGLETEADLFALAASSEDAREGVAAFLEKRAPTFEGR
- a CDS encoding DUF1028 domain-containing protein; translation: MRPISTFSLVARDPATGDLGVATASKFLAVGAVVPHAEADVAAVATQSYANATFGPRTLQAVRAGMPLAQIHAAFEATDPEHASRQYGLVDATGDALSFTGDACHPWAGGTTGDGFAAQGNLLTGPEVIDAVVETFTSTDGDLPARLMAALAAGDRAGGDARGRQGAALYVVRKGGGYGGMSDTWVDLRVDDDPAPVDRLAELLRLHRLFLGPPNEEDLLPLVGDVAARALAGLRAVGRLAPEHGVWDEDAEAALRDFAGVENVEDRMVEPGRIDRVVLEHLEAVAAR
- a CDS encoding alpha/beta fold hydrolase is translated as MPFRIRITLIALAALAAALLLLPLVWPVPPLEGTVPAREAAGPEATWIPVEGLDLHARIAGPTPEPGDVGVVFVHGFGSNLVSFRTLQDALAGEVRTVAYDRPAFGFSERVTAWDGANPYAPEAQVRHVRAAMDAAGLERAVLVGHSAGGPIALEAALADPARVAGLVLIAPAVYRGGG